Proteins from one Streptomyces sp. NBC_00390 genomic window:
- a CDS encoding S8 family peptidase, producing the protein MAAAALGTAVALMAPTGLAEAAPSSPSSSSSSSSWAAGTRAYLVITAPGDTSAVRTAVTNNGGTVFAHHDAIGVIVAHSASTSFAGTMRGVSGVQQVGATRTSDVPADAYDPALPASPAQTPTTLTESNRWDMTRIKADQAWAVTTGSSTVKVGVLDTGVDDQHQDIAPNFNAADSVSCAYGKADTRAGAWRDVGEHGTHVAGTIAAAKNGKGVIGVAPGVKISSVRIAEPDTSMFFAENTICGFMWAGDHGFKVTNNSYYTDPWMFNCPDNVDQAAIIEGVKRAQAYAEGKGSLQVAAAGNSNYNLANKTTDSSSPNDSTPVTRTITNACIDIPTELPGVVTVASMGNGNVKASYSNFGNSVIDVAAPGGDGASGVYSTLPGGKYGNMNGTSMASPHVAGVAALLASVNPAYTPADIRAKLGEQATDIACPSDSRCTGTTARNAFFGEGQVDALKAVEGSTPPPGKYFENLADVTIADNATVDSPIPVTGVTGNAPVALKVGVNIKHTYRGDLVVSLVAPDGTVYPLEDFPNSDSADDVNKTYTVNASSEAANGTWKLRVRDIASQDVGRIDAWNLTF; encoded by the coding sequence ATGGCGGCCGCCGCGCTCGGAACGGCTGTCGCGCTCATGGCCCCCACGGGTCTCGCCGAGGCCGCTCCCTCCTCACCGTCGTCTTCGTCATCGTCGTCGTCCTGGGCCGCAGGCACCCGTGCCTATCTGGTCATCACCGCGCCGGGTGACACCTCGGCCGTGCGGACGGCGGTCACGAACAACGGGGGCACCGTATTCGCGCACCACGACGCAATCGGCGTGATCGTGGCCCACTCGGCGTCCACGTCCTTCGCCGGCACCATGCGGGGGGTCAGTGGTGTGCAGCAGGTCGGCGCGACCCGGACCTCGGACGTGCCCGCCGACGCTTATGACCCGGCTCTGCCGGCGAGCCCGGCACAGACTCCCACCACGCTGACGGAGTCCAACCGCTGGGACATGACGCGTATCAAGGCCGACCAGGCCTGGGCCGTGACGACCGGTTCGTCCACCGTGAAGGTGGGCGTGCTCGACACCGGGGTGGACGACCAGCACCAGGACATCGCGCCGAACTTCAACGCGGCCGACTCCGTCTCGTGCGCCTACGGCAAGGCGGACACCCGTGCCGGTGCCTGGCGCGACGTCGGCGAGCACGGCACGCATGTCGCGGGGACGATCGCGGCCGCCAAGAACGGCAAGGGCGTCATCGGCGTCGCGCCGGGCGTGAAGATCTCCTCCGTCCGCATCGCCGAGCCGGACACCAGCATGTTCTTCGCCGAGAACACCATCTGCGGATTCATGTGGGCCGGTGACCACGGCTTCAAGGTCACCAACAACAGCTACTACACCGATCCGTGGATGTTCAACTGCCCGGACAACGTGGACCAGGCGGCCATCATCGAGGGCGTCAAGCGCGCCCAGGCGTACGCCGAGGGCAAGGGCTCCCTGCAGGTGGCCGCCGCCGGCAACTCGAACTACAACCTGGCGAACAAGACGACCGACTCCTCGAGTCCCAACGACTCGACCCCGGTCACCCGCACCATCACCAACGCCTGCATCGACATCCCGACCGAGCTGCCCGGCGTCGTCACCGTCGCCTCGATGGGCAACGGCAACGTGAAGGCGTCGTACTCCAACTTCGGCAACAGCGTCATCGACGTCGCGGCGCCCGGCGGCGACGGGGCATCGGGGGTGTACTCGACGCTTCCCGGCGGCAAGTACGGCAACATGAACGGCACTTCGATGGCGTCACCGCACGTCGCCGGAGTGGCCGCGTTGCTGGCGAGCGTCAATCCGGCGTACACGCCGGCGGACATCCGGGCCAAGCTGGGCGAGCAGGCCACGGACATCGCCTGCCCGTCCGACAGCCGGTGCACGGGCACCACGGCCAGGAACGCCTTCTTCGGCGAGGGCCAGGTCGACGCGCTGAAGGCGGTCGAGGGCAGCACTCCGCCGCCCGGGAAGTACTTCGAGAACCTCGCCGACGTGACCATCGCGGACAACGCCACCGTGGACAGCCCGATTCCGGTCACCGGCGTCACCGGCAACGCCCCGGTCGCCCTCAAGGTCGGCGTGAACATCAAGCACACGTACCGCGGTGACCTCGTGGTCTCTCTCGTGGCCCCCGACGGCACGGTGTACCCGCTGGAGGACTTCCCGAACAGCGACAGCGCCGACGACGTGAACAAGACCTACACGGTCAACGCCTCGTCCGAGGCGGCGAACGGCACCTGGAAGCTGCGCGTACGCGACATCGCCTCCCAGGACGTCGGCAGGATCGACGCCTGGAACCTCACCTTCTAG
- a CDS encoding xanthine dehydrogenase family protein molybdopterin-binding subunit has protein sequence MPYRTGLVDRSGKPQSYDSGDFPELLRRAAAKVNVPEVRARQRDGARNGRRVGVGFAMYIEATGLGPFETARIDIAPDGRVRLAIGTPSQGQGHRTSMAQIAADAIGVPLDIIDVVGGDTDATPFGVGTIASRALVNAGNATHRAGRLVREKAVDAAARRLGVPADSLDLHDGVIAPRTADGPSLTLAQLAGQAPLPGTPEPTDGRHGTELSETVHFRPPGFAVASGAHAAVLEVDEHTGEIEILQYAVVHDAGVIVNPLIAEGQVTGGVAQGIAGALYEEMVYGPDGQPRTATYMDYLVPTSSEIPDLDMDELFTPSPMNDLGVKGLGEGGAIAPQAVLAGALEDALRPLGVVVRRGPLSPSRVRDLIRTAARDQEPGSHP, from the coding sequence ATGCCGTACCGGACGGGCCTGGTGGACCGCTCGGGCAAACCGCAGTCGTACGACTCCGGCGACTTTCCCGAACTGCTCCGCCGGGCCGCCGCCAAGGTGAACGTGCCCGAAGTCCGCGCCCGCCAGCGCGACGGCGCGCGGAACGGCAGGCGTGTGGGTGTCGGGTTCGCCATGTACATCGAGGCGACCGGCCTCGGCCCGTTCGAGACCGCCCGCATCGACATAGCGCCCGACGGCCGCGTCCGACTCGCCATCGGTACGCCGTCTCAGGGCCAAGGCCACCGGACCTCCATGGCGCAGATCGCCGCGGACGCGATCGGAGTGCCGCTCGACATCATCGACGTGGTCGGCGGGGACACCGACGCGACCCCGTTCGGTGTCGGCACCATCGCGAGCCGGGCCCTGGTCAACGCGGGGAACGCCACGCACCGCGCCGGCCGGCTCGTGCGCGAGAAGGCCGTCGACGCCGCCGCCCGCCGGCTCGGCGTGCCGGCGGACAGCCTCGATCTGCACGACGGAGTCATCGCTCCCAGGACGGCCGACGGCCCGTCGCTCACGCTCGCCCAGCTGGCAGGGCAGGCCCCACTGCCGGGAACTCCCGAGCCGACCGACGGCCGGCACGGCACCGAGCTCAGCGAGACGGTCCACTTCCGGCCGCCGGGCTTCGCGGTCGCGAGCGGCGCCCATGCGGCCGTGCTCGAGGTCGACGAGCACACGGGAGAGATCGAGATCCTGCAGTACGCGGTCGTCCACGACGCGGGCGTCATCGTCAACCCGCTGATCGCCGAGGGGCAGGTCACCGGAGGCGTCGCCCAGGGCATCGCCGGAGCGCTGTACGAGGAGATGGTCTACGGCCCCGACGGCCAGCCTCGCACCGCCACCTACATGGACTACCTGGTGCCGACCTCGTCGGAGATCCCGGACCTTGACATGGACGAGCTGTTCACCCCGAGTCCCATGAACGACCTCGGCGTCAAAGGACTCGGCGAAGGCGGCGCGATCGCCCCGCAGGCCGTGCTCGCGGGCGCCCTCGAGGACGCGCTGCGCCCGCTCGGCGTGGTCGTCCGACGCGGCCCTCTCTCGCCGAGCCGGGTGCGCGACCTGATCCGTACGGCTGCCCGGGACCAAGAGCCCGGCTCGCACCCCTGA
- a CDS encoding HAD-IIA family hydrolase, protein MQRVAAVLIDIDGVLTVSWKPLPGAVEAMERLREADIPLALLTNTTSRTRASIAAALADAGFPVTEGDIFTAPVVAATYLAEHCPGARCALLNSGDIQEDLAGVTLVDLDDPAAVPDVILVGGAGPEFDYAALNSAFAHIQRGARLVAMHRNLYWRTATGLQLDTGAFLAGLERAARVEAEVIGKPAEPFFATALAHLGAGASQALMIGDDIESDVLGAQRHGITGVLVRTGKYLPEAHRAAPGEPDHVLDSFAYLPGLLQRLGR, encoded by the coding sequence ATGCAACGGGTCGCCGCTGTCCTGATCGATATCGACGGTGTGCTCACGGTGTCCTGGAAACCACTGCCGGGTGCCGTCGAAGCCATGGAGCGCCTGCGTGAGGCGGACATCCCCCTCGCGCTGCTGACCAACACCACCTCGCGCACGAGGGCGTCCATCGCGGCAGCCCTGGCCGACGCCGGGTTCCCCGTCACCGAGGGCGACATCTTCACCGCTCCCGTAGTGGCGGCCACCTACCTCGCCGAGCACTGTCCGGGGGCCCGGTGCGCGCTGCTGAACAGTGGGGACATCCAGGAGGACCTCGCCGGCGTCACCCTGGTGGATCTCGACGACCCGGCCGCGGTGCCGGATGTGATCCTCGTCGGCGGCGCCGGACCGGAGTTCGACTACGCGGCCCTCAACTCGGCCTTCGCCCACATCCAGCGCGGGGCCCGCCTCGTCGCCATGCACCGCAACCTGTACTGGCGTACGGCAACGGGTCTGCAGCTCGACACGGGCGCCTTCCTGGCGGGCCTCGAGCGAGCGGCGCGCGTCGAGGCGGAAGTGATCGGCAAGCCCGCGGAACCGTTCTTCGCCACGGCCCTCGCCCATCTCGGGGCCGGCGCCTCGCAGGCGCTGATGATCGGGGACGACATCGAGTCCGATGTGCTCGGCGCCCAGCGCCACGGCATCACCGGCGTCCTCGTCAGGACCGGCAAGTACCTGCCCGAGGCCCATCGGGCCGCACCCGGCGAACCGGACCATGTACTGGACTCCTTCGCCTATCTGCCCGGTCTCCTCCAGCGCCTGGGCCGCTGA
- a CDS encoding (2Fe-2S)-binding protein, producing MTTSVPSSASPAPAVRPTAVRTPPLAEPSGWHEIRLTVNGDRIACQVESRLLLSDFLRDRLGLTGTHVGCEHGVCGACTVLLDGAPVRSCLTLAAQCEGADIRTVESLAPGDAPLTAVQRAFHECHGMQCGFCTPGFVMTTTALTEQAGRPAGPEVADALSGHLCRCTGYRNIRRAVCQALDERFGA from the coding sequence ATGACCACCTCAGTCCCCTCCTCCGCTTCTCCCGCTCCAGCGGTCCGCCCCACGGCCGTTCGCACGCCTCCACTGGCCGAACCTTCCGGCTGGCACGAGATACGGCTCACCGTGAACGGCGACCGGATCGCCTGCCAGGTGGAGTCCCGGCTGCTGCTCAGCGACTTCCTGCGGGACCGCCTGGGTCTCACCGGCACCCATGTCGGCTGCGAGCACGGCGTGTGCGGCGCGTGCACGGTCCTGCTGGACGGCGCACCGGTGCGCTCCTGCCTGACTCTCGCCGCCCAGTGCGAGGGCGCCGACATCCGCACCGTCGAGAGCCTTGCCCCCGGCGACGCCCCCCTTACTGCGGTGCAGCGCGCCTTCCACGAGTGCCACGGCATGCAGTGCGGCTTCTGCACACCGGGCTTCGTCATGACGACGACCGCTCTGACCGAGCAGGCCGGACGGCCGGCCGGACCGGAGGTCGCCGACGCCCTCAGCGGCCATCTGTGCCGCTGCACCGGCTACCGCAACATCCGCCGTGCCGTGTGCCAGGCACTCGACGAGCGTTTCGGGGCGTGA
- a CDS encoding amidase, with protein MAELHDLTALEQADAVRSGTVSPTELTEHYLERIDQLDETLGAFLTVTPELARKQAAEAEAAALTARREDVRLGPLHGVAVPVKDLNFVAGVRCTRGSQAFADFTPDVDDHVVTLLRNAGTVMLGKTNTPEFGLPCYTENRLAAPARTPWDPQRSAGGSSGGAAAAVAAGLAPLAHASDGGGSIRIPASVCGLFGVKPSRGRVSAGPTLHDVSGLSTSGPLARTVADAAALLDVLSGPMPGDPYGAPSLPPGETFLSAAGREPGPLKVIALAAPPLDGVELHPDCRAAYDGAAGLLRDLGHQVEEIELPVGDQLREAFGHIWTVMATVNPVPPEREELLMPLTRHLRAAGRQVSGTDFAQALYTFRAFGQLVADALLSAYDVILTPTLAQPPALVGGLRDDSDPSAEFEGLAAFTPFTPLYNVTGQPAVSVPLHWTEEGLPIGVMLGGRYGDDSTLISLSAQLEAARPWAHRRPSVW; from the coding sequence ATGGCCGAGCTGCACGATCTGACAGCGCTGGAACAGGCGGACGCGGTGCGCTCGGGCACCGTGTCGCCGACCGAACTCACCGAGCACTATCTCGAGCGGATCGACCAACTCGACGAAACCCTCGGGGCCTTCCTCACCGTCACCCCCGAACTCGCCCGCAAGCAGGCGGCCGAGGCCGAGGCCGCGGCCCTGACCGCGCGGCGTGAGGACGTTCGGCTGGGCCCGCTGCACGGGGTGGCCGTACCGGTGAAGGACCTGAACTTCGTCGCCGGTGTGCGCTGTACGCGCGGATCGCAGGCGTTCGCCGACTTCACGCCGGACGTGGACGACCACGTGGTCACCCTGTTGCGCAACGCCGGGACGGTGATGCTCGGCAAGACCAACACCCCGGAGTTCGGACTGCCCTGCTACACCGAGAACCGCCTCGCTGCGCCCGCCCGTACTCCGTGGGATCCGCAGCGTTCGGCCGGAGGCTCGTCGGGCGGCGCGGCCGCGGCCGTGGCCGCCGGTCTCGCACCGCTGGCGCACGCTTCCGACGGAGGCGGTTCCATCCGTATCCCGGCATCCGTGTGCGGACTCTTCGGCGTCAAGCCGAGCCGTGGCCGGGTGAGCGCGGGACCGACGCTGCACGATGTGAGCGGCCTGAGTACCTCCGGCCCGCTCGCCCGCACCGTGGCCGACGCGGCCGCGCTGCTCGACGTGCTCTCCGGCCCGATGCCCGGCGATCCGTACGGCGCACCGTCGCTGCCGCCCGGCGAAACCTTCCTGTCCGCCGCGGGACGCGAGCCGGGGCCGTTGAAGGTGATCGCCCTGGCCGCCCCGCCGCTGGACGGCGTGGAACTGCATCCCGACTGCCGGGCGGCCTACGACGGGGCCGCCGGGCTGCTGCGCGATCTGGGCCACCAGGTGGAGGAGATCGAACTGCCGGTGGGGGACCAGTTGCGGGAGGCCTTCGGGCACATCTGGACGGTGATGGCCACCGTCAACCCCGTTCCGCCGGAGCGGGAAGAGCTGCTCATGCCGCTCACCCGGCATCTGCGGGCGGCCGGACGGCAGGTGAGCGGCACCGACTTCGCGCAGGCCCTGTACACCTTCCGTGCTTTCGGGCAGCTGGTCGCGGACGCCCTGCTGTCGGCGTACGACGTCATTCTCACGCCGACGCTGGCGCAGCCGCCCGCCCTGGTGGGCGGCCTGCGGGACGACAGCGACCCGTCGGCCGAGTTCGAAGGGCTGGCGGCGTTCACACCGTTCACCCCCCTGTACAACGTCACCGGGCAGCCGGCTGTCAGCGTTCCCCTGCACTGGACGGAGGAGGGCCTGCCGATCGGAGTGATGCTGGGCGGCCGCTACGGCGACGACTCCACCCTCATTTCCCTCTCCGCCCAGTTGGAGGCCGCCAGGCCCTGGGCACACCGCCGTCCCTCCGTCTGGTGA
- a CDS encoding TetR/AcrR family transcriptional regulator, with protein sequence MDSERKTPGSGAGRAPADGAATDSRSRRGRAHDPEGNRRAVLDAARRLFAAQGYAGAGIRAIAAEAGVTPGLVMAYFGTKDGLFHEAVAGRTGLAADVLEAAGNDLARLPQALAHAYLERWERLPAHDPWPALIRSALDHAPSAALFRTILDQQVGEPLRRLLGDSPEAEVRAAMVRSILFGVIMERYMFAHEPARSVPKAALEPALADALVTAMTGRRVWSAGRPGTAEAVVPMTQAGSRSGADAEPYAFGAGSGAERPASAAGPAPEPAGASATEPVPAPSVPVGAVFDGLSSCFQHHQSLIGRIAKQYGISPAAFDVLNALRRAGAPYRRTMGEVAAAGQVSQGGLTMQADRLVESGLIERERDGRDRRIVHLRLTPAGLDLAGRMAAAREAGEREMLAGLGITERRQLAGLLDALGRSPKPSGPQK encoded by the coding sequence GTGGATTCCGAACGCAAGACACCTGGCTCAGGTGCCGGGAGAGCCCCGGCAGACGGGGCCGCCACGGACTCACGGTCACGTCGTGGCCGCGCCCACGACCCCGAGGGCAACCGCCGGGCCGTACTGGACGCCGCCCGGCGGCTGTTCGCCGCGCAGGGCTACGCGGGGGCCGGCATCCGGGCCATCGCCGCCGAGGCGGGCGTGACCCCCGGCCTGGTCATGGCGTACTTCGGTACCAAGGACGGGCTGTTCCACGAGGCGGTCGCCGGCCGTACCGGTCTGGCCGCGGACGTGCTGGAAGCCGCCGGGAACGACCTGGCACGGCTCCCGCAGGCCCTCGCCCACGCGTATCTTGAGCGCTGGGAGCGGCTGCCCGCCCATGATCCGTGGCCCGCGCTGATCCGCTCGGCACTCGATCACGCGCCCAGCGCCGCGCTGTTCCGCACGATCCTGGACCAGCAGGTGGGCGAGCCCCTCCGCCGCCTCCTGGGTGACTCACCCGAGGCCGAGGTCCGGGCCGCCATGGTCCGCAGCATCCTGTTCGGCGTGATCATGGAGCGGTACATGTTCGCCCACGAGCCGGCTCGCTCCGTACCCAAGGCGGCGCTGGAACCGGCGCTCGCCGATGCCCTCGTGACCGCCATGACGGGCAGGCGTGTGTGGTCGGCAGGCCGGCCCGGGACCGCCGAAGCCGTTGTCCCCATGACGCAGGCCGGATCCCGCAGTGGGGCGGACGCCGAACCGTACGCGTTCGGCGCCGGCTCCGGCGCCGAGAGGCCCGCGTCCGCCGCCGGGCCTGCGCCGGAGCCCGCCGGTGCGTCCGCGACCGAGCCTGTGCCCGCCCCTTCCGTGCCTGTCGGCGCCGTCTTCGACGGGCTGAGCAGCTGCTTCCAGCACCACCAGTCGCTGATCGGCCGTATTGCGAAGCAGTACGGCATCAGCCCGGCCGCCTTCGACGTGCTCAACGCGCTCCGCCGGGCGGGCGCTCCGTATCGCCGCACCATGGGCGAGGTCGCGGCTGCCGGCCAGGTGAGCCAGGGCGGTCTCACGATGCAGGCGGACCGTCTGGTGGAATCAGGTCTGATCGAGCGGGAGCGCGACGGCCGGGACCGGCGGATCGTTCATCTGCGCCTCACCCCGGCGGGCCTCGACCTGGCCGGCCGGATGGCAGCGGCCCGTGAGGCGGGCGAACGGGAGATGCTCGCCGGGCTCGGCATCACCGAGCGGCGGCAGCTCGCCGGGCTGCTCGACGCACTGGGCCGGTCGCCGAAGCCCTCCGGACCGCAGAAGTGA
- a CDS encoding SRPBCC family protein — protein sequence MQLDHSFTVPATPDDAWKLFLDLRRVAPCMPGALLNMLDGDRFTGRIKVKIGAVQMSYRGEGTVTRDEPGRTLVLDLSGSEARGAGTAAARVVAAVTADPADPAGTRVRVLTELDITGRPAQFGRGIMAEVGDRIVRQFASGLEELLRSPADAYTGSGTPRSGIPAAAEPEAADLGAAVLPVLLRKTAVPAAAVIVAVLLVRALRRRSR from the coding sequence ATGCAACTCGACCACTCCTTCACCGTCCCGGCCACGCCCGACGATGCCTGGAAACTCTTCCTCGACCTCCGCCGCGTCGCCCCTTGCATGCCGGGCGCGCTCCTCAACATGCTGGACGGCGACCGGTTCACCGGCCGGATCAAGGTCAAGATCGGTGCGGTGCAGATGAGTTACCGCGGCGAGGGCACCGTGACCCGGGACGAGCCCGGCCGCACCCTCGTCCTCGACCTCAGCGGGAGCGAGGCCAGGGGCGCCGGCACGGCAGCGGCCCGGGTCGTCGCCGCTGTCACGGCCGATCCTGCGGACCCGGCCGGTACCCGCGTCCGGGTGCTCACCGAGCTCGACATCACAGGCAGGCCGGCGCAGTTCGGGCGCGGCATCATGGCGGAGGTCGGCGACCGGATCGTCCGGCAGTTCGCCTCCGGACTGGAGGAGTTGCTGCGCAGTCCGGCGGACGCGTACACCGGCTCAGGCACGCCCCGATCCGGCATCCCGGCGGCGGCCGAACCGGAGGCGGCGGACCTGGGAGCCGCTGTGCTGCCGGTCCTTCTGCGGAAGACGGCCGTCCCCGCAGCCGCCGTGATCGTCGCCGTACTTCTGGTCCGCGCGCTGCGCCGGCGCTCACGCTGA
- a CDS encoding anti-sigma factor domain-containing protein, producing the protein MRVLRGPVGSATAIGITVEPEGGSPQPTGKPLGTIPIPA; encoded by the coding sequence ATGCGTGTCCTTCGCGGCCCGGTCGGCAGTGCAACGGCCATCGGCATCACCGTCGAGCCCGAGGGCGGCTCACCGCAGCCCACGGGCAAGCCCCTCGGCACGATCCCCATCCCGGCCTGA
- a CDS encoding XdhC family protein, with amino-acid sequence MRYVLDQAAAWQRSATAFAMATVVRTWGSAPHPAGASMLVSDDGKVVGSVSGGCVEAAVCAVAEDVLAGSGPVREEYGVGDGDAFAVGLTCGGTIEVFVRAMGPEAPLGRVSADLAAGVPVALVTVVAGAGSGVGASIAVGADGVTGTLGEAGLDRAAARAAHAMLARGASGTVRTGALYGGGDTHVDGGDAALVDRGGDAHAARGGCAPDCEILVQSFADPPRLLVFGAAEFARPLTRVGALLGHRVTLCDARPAFATRERFPDAHEVVVDRPHRWFAAHLDLIGPTTAVCVLTHDAKFDVPLLELALRSPAGYVGAMGSRRTHEDRLARLAEAGLTEAELTRLRSPIGLDLGGLGPEETAVSIAAEIIAARRGGSGLPLTDRLGPVHGA; translated from the coding sequence ATGAGATACGTGCTGGACCAGGCCGCAGCATGGCAGCGGTCGGCGACCGCGTTCGCGATGGCGACCGTCGTTCGGACCTGGGGCTCCGCCCCGCACCCGGCCGGCGCCTCGATGCTCGTCTCGGACGACGGCAAGGTGGTCGGCAGTGTGTCCGGCGGCTGTGTCGAAGCGGCCGTGTGCGCAGTCGCGGAGGATGTGCTGGCAGGATCCGGTCCGGTCCGCGAGGAGTACGGCGTCGGCGACGGCGACGCGTTCGCGGTCGGGCTGACCTGCGGCGGAACGATCGAGGTCTTCGTTCGCGCGATGGGTCCCGAGGCCCCCCTCGGCCGGGTGTCCGCCGATCTCGCGGCGGGTGTGCCGGTTGCGCTGGTGACGGTCGTGGCAGGGGCGGGCTCCGGGGTGGGAGCGAGCATCGCGGTCGGCGCCGATGGGGTGACCGGGACGCTCGGGGAGGCGGGGCTGGACCGTGCCGCCGCGCGGGCCGCGCACGCCATGCTGGCCAGGGGTGCGAGCGGGACGGTGCGGACTGGAGCCCTGTACGGCGGGGGCGATACGCACGTGGACGGCGGTGACGCGGCGCTCGTGGACCGCGGGGGCGATGCCCACGCGGCCCGCGGCGGCTGTGCCCCCGACTGCGAGATTCTGGTGCAGTCGTTCGCGGACCCGCCACGGCTGCTGGTGTTCGGCGCGGCCGAGTTCGCCCGCCCGCTGACCCGGGTCGGAGCCCTGCTCGGTCATCGCGTGACCCTGTGCGACGCCCGACCCGCGTTCGCCACCCGTGAGCGCTTCCCCGACGCCCATGAGGTCGTCGTCGACCGGCCGCACCGGTGGTTCGCCGCCCACCTGGACCTGATCGGCCCGACCACGGCGGTCTGTGTGCTCACCCATGACGCCAAGTTCGACGTACCGCTGCTGGAACTGGCCCTGCGCAGCCCGGCAGGATACGTGGGGGCCATGGGCAGCAGGCGTACGCACGAGGACCGGCTCGCGCGACTTGCGGAAGCGGGACTCACCGAGGCCGAACTGACCAGGCTGCGCTCGCCGATCGGCCTGGATCTCGGCGGGCTGGGGCCGGAGGAGACCGCGGTGTCCATCGCCGCGGAGATCATCGCGGCCCGCCGTGGCGGCAGCGGCCTGCCGCTCACCGACCGTCTCGGGCCTGTCCACGGTGCGTGA